A window of Sedimentibacter sp. MB31-C6 genomic DNA:
ACTATCGATAAGGAAAAGGAAATTAGGGGTAAAAGGTTTAACTATGTCGGCAAAGCAGCTTATTGCAATGAGTGTAGAGAAGAGATTTTTGTGTCGAAGATTAGAGATTATAATTTAAGGGAACTTGATAATGTATACAGAAAAGATGAAGGTTTAATCAAAGTAGATGAAATTGAGAAGATTTTAGAGAAATACGATATAGGGAAAAGACCATTATCTTTATTGCTTGGATGGGGAGAAGGAACATTGACTAGATATGTAGATGGAGATACACCAACAAAACCTTATTCTGAGATGTTGAAGCGAATTCTCGAGGATAAAGAATATTATCGAGAGATATTGGATAAAAATAAAGATAACATTTCGCCTGTGGCCTATCGGAAAAGTATGAAAGCTGTTGATAGTATAAATATAGTAACGGTAAATGAAATTAATAAGCTTGAATCTGCCGTAAAATATTTATTAATGCAAACATCGGAAATTACGCCACTTGCATTGCAAAAGTTATTATATTTTGCTCAGGGATTTCATAGAGCTTTTACTAATGCATTTATGTTTGAAGAAGATTGTGAAGCTTGGGCACACGGTCCTGTGTATCGCGACATTTATTTTAAGTATAGAGCTTATGGATATAACCCAATAGAAGAGAAAAAGTTATCTTTTGAGGATATCAGTTTGACAGAGGATGAAAAAGAGTTGCTTGATTACATTATTTTATACTTTGGATGCTATAGCGGAAAAATATTAGAGAATATGACACACTCAGAAGAACCTTGGCGGGTAGCCAGACGAGGTTTAAAGGATGGGGAAGGTTCTGATAGGATTATTGAAAAGACAGATATTGAGTCCTACTTTAATAATGTAAAAGAAAAATACAAAATGTTGAACCTTGTTGACATAAAAGATTACTCTAAAGACTTATTTAGTAAGCTTTATTCTATCCATGAAAGATGCCTATAGACAAAAAGTATATATGACGCATAGTCATATAATAATTTGTATCCTTTATTTGTCATTGCTAATT
This region includes:
- a CDS encoding type II toxin-antitoxin system antitoxin SocA domain-containing protein, with translation MKGFCEKCRDTVEYYVKTIDKEKEIRGKRFNYVGKAAYCNECREEIFVSKIRDYNLRELDNVYRKDEGLIKVDEIEKILEKYDIGKRPLSLLLGWGEGTLTRYVDGDTPTKPYSEMLKRILEDKEYYREILDKNKDNISPVAYRKSMKAVDSINIVTVNEINKLESAVKYLLMQTSEITPLALQKLLYFAQGFHRAFTNAFMFEEDCEAWAHGPVYRDIYFKYRAYGYNPIEEKKLSFEDISLTEDEKELLDYIILYFGCYSGKILENMTHSEEPWRVARRGLKDGEGSDRIIEKTDIESYFNNVKEKYKMLNLVDIKDYSKDLFSKLYSIHERCL